GCCGTTCGCGACGTCGCGCTCAAGGTGCGTCGCGGCAGTATCCACGCGTTGATCGGGCCGAACGGCGCCGGCAAGACCACCTGTTTCAATCTGCTGACCAAATTCCTGAAGCCGTCGGGCGGGCAGATTCGCTACAAGGGCCAGGACATCACCGCGATGCCGCCGGCCGACGTGGCGCGGCTCGGGCTGGTCCGCTCGTTTCAGATTTCGGCGGTATTTCCGCATCTGACCGCGCTCGAAAACGTGCGCGTCGCGCTGCAGCGCCAGCATGGCTCGTCATTCGATTTCTGGCGTTCGAAAAGCGTGCTCGACCGCTTCAATCCGCGCGCCCATGAGCTCTTGAACGACGTCGGCTTGAGCGAATTCGCCAACACGCCGGCGGTCGAGATGCCGTACGGCCGCAAGCGCGCACTTGAAATTGCAACGACGCTGGCGCTCGACCCCGAGATGATGCTGCTCGACGAACCGATGGCCGGCATGGGGCACGAGGACATCGACAAGATCGCGGCGCTGATCAAGCGGATCTCGGCCAAATACACCATCCTGATGGTCGAACATAACCTCTCGGTGGTGGCCAATCTCTCCGACATCATCACCGTGCTGACGCGCGGGCAGGTGCTGGCGGAGGGCAATTACGCCGACCTCTCCAAGGACGAGCGCGTGAAGGAAGCCTATCTGGGAGCGGGTCATGGCTGAGGCAAAACTGGCGGAAAGGCCCGTGGCTGCGACCGGCGCCGAGGTGCTGACGATCCAGGACCTGCAGGCCTGGTACGGCGAATCGCACATCCTTCACGGCATCAATTTCAACGTGAAGGCCGGCGAGGTGGTGACCCTGCTTGGCCGCAACGGCGCCGGCAAGACCACCACGCTGAAGTCGATCATGGGCGTCATCAACAAGCGCTCCGGCTCGATCCGCTTCGACAACAAGGAGATCATCCGCGCCACCTCGGACAAGATCGCGCGGATGGGAATTGCATTCTGTCCCGAGGAGCGCGGCATCTTCTCGAGCCTCGACGTGCGCGAGAATCTGATGCTGCCGCCGGTGGTGCGTCCGGGCGGCCTGCCGCTCGACCAGATCTTCACGCTGTTTCCGAACCTGAAGGAGCGTCTCAACAGCCAAGGCACCAAGCTGTCCGGCGGCGAGCAGCAGATGCTGGCGATTGCGCGCATCCTGCGCACCGGCGCGCGCTTTTTGATGCTGGACGAGCCGACCGAAGGCCTGGCCCCGGTCATCATCCAGCAGATCGGGCACACCATTGCGCGCCTGAAGTCGCAGGGCTTCACGATCCTGCTGGTCGAGCAGAATTTCCGTTTCGCCTCGACGGTGGCCGACCGCTACTACATCGTCGAGCACGGCAAGGTGATCGATGGCTTCGCCAATTCGGAGCTGTCGGCCAATATGGACAAGCTGCATACCTATCTCGGCGTCTGAACTCGCTCGAGCCAGAAAATTTAGAACTGAGGAAATACCCATGAAGAACACGATTTCTGCGCTTCTGCTCGGCACCGCGATCGCGCTCAGCGTCGGCGGCGTGGCCTCTGCCGACGACAAGGTCGTCAAGATCGGCGTGTTGTCGGATCAGTCCGGCCTCTATGCGGACCTTGCCGGCCCCGGCTCGACGCTGGCGGCCCAGATGGCGATCGAGGATTCCGGCCTCAAGGCCAAGGGCTGGACCATCGACCTGGTCTCCGGCGATCACCAGAACAAGCCCGACATCGGCACCACCATCGCGCGCCAGTGGTTCGACGTCGACAAGGTGGATACCATCGTCGACGTGCCGAATTCCGGCGTCGCGCTCGCGGTCAACAACGTCGTCAAGGAAAAGAACGGCGTCTACATCAATTCGGGTGCCGCGACCTCGGATCTGACCAACGCGCAGTGCACGCCGAACACGGTGCACTGGACCTACGACACCTACATGCTGGCGCATGCCACCGGCCAGGCGCTGGTGAAGGCGGGCGGCGACACCTGGTTCTTCCTGACCGCGGACTATGCGTTCGGCGCCGCGCTGGAGCGCGACACCACCGCGGTCATCACCGCCAATGGCGGCAAGGTGGTCGGCGGCGTCAAGCATCCGCTCAACACCGCGGATTTCTCCTCGTTCCTGCTGCAGGCGCAGGCCTCCAAGGCCAAGATCATCGGTCTCGCCAATGCCGGCGGCGACACCACCAACTCGATCAAGCAGGCCGCCGAGTTCGGCATCGTCAAGGGCGGCCAGAAGCTCGCCGCGCTCTTGCTGTTCCTCACCGACGTCAAGGCGATCGGGCTCGAGACCGCGCAGGGCCTCAACTTCACCGAGACGTTCTACTGGGACCTCAACGACAACACCCGCGCGTTCTCGAAGCGCTTCTCCGAGAAGTTGAAGAGCGGCGCGCCCCCGACCATGGTGCAGGCCGGCGTCTATGCGGGCCTGCTGCATTATTTCAAGGCGCTGGAAGCGCTCGGCGGCAATCCGCATGACGGCGCCAAGGTGGTCGCGAAGATGAAGACGATCCCGACCGACGATCCGCTGTTCGGCAAGGGCGAGGTCGAGGCCAACGGTCGCGTCACCCACGACGCCTATCTG
The window above is part of the Bradyrhizobium sp. PSBB068 genome. Proteins encoded here:
- a CDS encoding ABC transporter ATP-binding protein, with the protein product MAEAKLAERPVAATGAEVLTIQDLQAWYGESHILHGINFNVKAGEVVTLLGRNGAGKTTTLKSIMGVINKRSGSIRFDNKEIIRATSDKIARMGIAFCPEERGIFSSLDVRENLMLPPVVRPGGLPLDQIFTLFPNLKERLNSQGTKLSGGEQQMLAIARILRTGARFLMLDEPTEGLAPVIIQQIGHTIARLKSQGFTILLVEQNFRFASTVADRYYIVEHGKVIDGFANSELSANMDKLHTYLGV
- a CDS encoding ABC transporter substrate-binding protein codes for the protein MKNTISALLLGTAIALSVGGVASADDKVVKIGVLSDQSGLYADLAGPGSTLAAQMAIEDSGLKAKGWTIDLVSGDHQNKPDIGTTIARQWFDVDKVDTIVDVPNSGVALAVNNVVKEKNGVYINSGAATSDLTNAQCTPNTVHWTYDTYMLAHATGQALVKAGGDTWFFLTADYAFGAALERDTTAVITANGGKVVGGVKHPLNTADFSSFLLQAQASKAKIIGLANAGGDTTNSIKQAAEFGIVKGGQKLAALLLFLTDVKAIGLETAQGLNFTETFYWDLNDNTRAFSKRFSEKLKSGAPPTMVQAGVYAGLLHYFKALEALGGNPHDGAKVVAKMKTIPTDDPLFGKGEVEANGRVTHDAYLFEVKKPSESKGPWDFYKLVGTVPGNQAFTPLDKSTCALLKK
- a CDS encoding ABC transporter ATP-binding protein; protein product: MADEFILETSGLTKEFAGFFAVRDVALKVRRGSIHALIGPNGAGKTTCFNLLTKFLKPSGGQIRYKGQDITAMPPADVARLGLVRSFQISAVFPHLTALENVRVALQRQHGSSFDFWRSKSVLDRFNPRAHELLNDVGLSEFANTPAVEMPYGRKRALEIATTLALDPEMMLLDEPMAGMGHEDIDKIAALIKRISAKYTILMVEHNLSVVANLSDIITVLTRGQVLAEGNYADLSKDERVKEAYLGAGHG